The sequence CACCGCGCACCGGGAATGCCCTCCATCGTGTCTAGCAGTGCGTCGCACACGCTTTCGGGAGGATGCAGGGCAACGAACAGGCGGATCGACATGGAAGTGAGGTGGCACTGCGTCGAGACGTGTGCAAGCGGATTGGACTACAGGATGAAATCGGTGGCGATGAAGTCGAACTGCCCTTCCACGCGCACCGCGAAGTCGGTCCGGCCGTCGCCATCGATGTCCATCTGCAGCATGGTGTATTCGTTCTGCTGGACATAGCGCAGCTCGCCGGCGGTTCCGCTGAAGGCAGCGTCGCCGATGAAGTTGAAGGCATCATCGTCGCCCGCAGCCACCGCGTCGATGGCGGACAGGTCGATCACGTCGCCGTCACTCCGGCTGAAGTCGAGGATGCGGTCGGCCGAACCGCCACTGGTGCCGGCCATGTCGGGGTCGTCGAACACGAAGGTGTCGGCGCCGTTGCCGCCGGTAAAGAAGTCCTGGTCCGCGCCTCCTTGCAGCCAGTCGTCGCCATCGTCGCCGAACAGCTGGTCGCGGCCGCTACCGCCCGACAGCTGGTCATCGTTCTGCGCCCCGCGGATCAGGTCGCCGTCGGCACCACCGTCGATGATGTCCACGCCGCTGCGTCCCAGCAGGATGTCTTCGCCGTCGCCGCCGCGAATGGTGTCGTTCCCGCCGCTGGCATTGATGAAATCGTCGCCTGGGCCGCCGTCGATCTCGTCGTCGCCTGCGCCGCCCAGGATGCGGTCGTTCCCGGCGCCGCCGTCTATGTAATCGTCGCCGTCGTCACCGAAGATGTAGTCGTCGCCGTCGCCGCCGTAGAGG is a genomic window of Aurantiacibacter sp. MUD11 containing:
- a CDS encoding calcium-binding protein — encoded protein: MISASPVRNPIEILGHGGNDNIRGGKYDDALYGGDGDDYIFGDDGDDYIDGGAGNDRILGGAGDDEIDGGPGDDFINASGGNDTIRGGDGEDILLGRSGVDIIDGGADGDLIRGAQNDDQLSGGSGRDQLFGDDGDDWLQGGADQDFFTGGNGADTFVFDDPDMAGTSGGSADRILDFSRSDGDVIDLSAIDAVAAGDDDAFNFIGDAAFSGTAGELRYVQQNEYTMLQMDIDGDGRTDFAVRVEGQFDFIATDFIL